One Macrobrachium rosenbergii isolate ZJJX-2024 chromosome 10, ASM4041242v1, whole genome shotgun sequence DNA window includes the following coding sequences:
- the LOC136842887 gene encoding beta-1,4-glucuronyltransferase 1-like isoform X2 — protein MSTVWVLLFVINLLVMFVNLGFVFNNKQDQQQKLQGRPRQQLAPPHQPHSPNESPHKLMVQENFAVLRGARGDSPQKMETLKNDSRTMPAHETHTFALRGDDWEDLISSWPVCLSTQASADLLFWIGEHIKTWSGPMSVAVYVPDSDFYVAVKMIEVLLSCSEDIRRRVSFHVTYPAEFPPKAMPLHNHKLLGYSCDQLEMYNEYLLSEMNGTLQSRLPMDQFLYPQNLLRNIARDSCKTDYVFTPDVDMVLVAGGIDVHLKSFLDRPDTRRCRKCAFVIPAYEISTEAPHNPVDKAELLLFLKNKLARRFHAKVFKPNQANSQLKLWERPSGKELKGKKDRKLEAPSDSLMREANGTLRVLYDVTTWQNFWEPVYVARATVPSFDERFVGYGCTRSSQIYEMHVAGFRWRMLNYAFLCHRGFQDKRARDLWGQINRNFKLYQDFKREVDEKYGAQDRKQKASEEI, from the exons ATGTCGACGGTATGGGTGCTACTCTTCGTGATCAACCTGCTTGTGATGTTTGTGAATCTGGGCTTCGTTTTCAACAACAAACAGGACCAGCAACAAAAGCTTCAAGGTCGTCCCAGGCAGCAGCTTGCGCCTCCTCATCAGCCGCACTCGCCGAACGAGTCGCCACACAAACTGATGGTTCAGGAAAATTTTGCCGTTCTCCGTGGGGCACGTGGGGATTCGCCG CAAAAGATGGAAACCTTGAAAAACGATTCGAGGACGATGCCTGCGCACGAAACTCACACGTTCGCCCTTCGGGGGGACGACTGGGAGGACCTCATCTCGTCGTGGCCCGTGTGTCTGTCAACCCAGGCCTCCGCCGACCTCCTCTTCTGGATTGGGGAGCACATCAAGACGTGGAGTGGCCCCATGTCTGTGGCTGTGTACGTCCCCGACTCGGATTTTTACGTCGCTGTGAAAATGATCGAAGTTTTGCTGAGCTGCAGCGAAGACATCAGGAGGCGCGTGTCCTTCCACGTGACTTATCCAGCTGAGTTCCCCCCGAAAGCTATGCCCCTCCACAACCACAAGCTTTTGGGTTATAGCTGCGATCAGCTGGAGATGTACAACGAATACCTCCTGTCAGAAATGAACGGCACTCTGCAGAGTAGACTGCCGATGGACCAGTTTCTCTACCCTCAGAATTTGTTGAGGAACATCGCCAGAGACTCTTGTAAGACTGACTACGTCTTTACGCCAGATGTCGACATGGTCTTAGTGGCTGGTGGCATCGACGTGCACCTCAAGTCGTTCCTCGATCGCCCGGACACGAGGCGGTGCAGGAAATGTGCGTTCGTCATCCCAGCCTACGAGATCAGCACAGAAGCGCCGCACAATCCAGTAGACAAGGCTGAACTTCTGTTGTTCTTGAAAAATAAGTTGGCCAGGCGCTTCCACGCCAAGGTATTCAAGCCCAACCAAGCCAACTCTCAGCTGAAGCTGTGGGAACGCCCCTCTGGAAAGGAACTGAAAGGGAAAAAGGACAGAAAGCTGGAGGCCCCGAGTGACTCCTTGATGCGAGAGGCGAATGGCACCCTCAGAGTGTTGTATGACGTAACGACGTGGCAGAACTTTTGGGAACCTGTGTACGTGGCACGAGCCACCGTCCCGTCATTTGATGAACGATTTGTTGGGTATGGGTGCACAAGGAGCAGCCAG ATATACGAAATGCACGTGGCAGGCTTCAGGTGGAGGATGCTAAACTATGCCTTCCTCTGCCACCGAGGATTCCAAGATAAAAGGGCGAGAGATCTCTGGGGCCAGATTAATCGTAATTTTAAATTGTATCAG GATTTTAAGAGAGAAGTTGACGAGAAATATGGCGCGCAGGACAGGAAACAAAAAGCTTCAGAGGAaatctag
- the LOC136842887 gene encoding beta-1,4-glucuronyltransferase 1-like isoform X3, with translation MLEKTSIMMNRRHTIVRRYAPSCMSTVWVLLFVINLLVMFVNLGFVFNNKQDQQQKLQGRPRQQLAPPHQPHSPNESPHKLMVQENFAVLRGARGDSPQKMETLKNDSRTMPAHETHTFALRGDDWEDLISSWPVCLSTQASADLLFWIGEHIKTWSGPMSVAVYVPDSDFYVAVKMIEVLLSCSEDIRRRVSFHVTYPAEFPPKAMPLHNHKLLGYSCDQLEMYNEYLLSEMNGTLQSRLPMDQFLYPQNLLRNIARDSCKTDYVFTPDVDMVLVAGGIDVHLKSFLDRPDTRRCRKCAFVIPAYEISTEAPHNPVDKAELLLFLKNKLARRFHAKVFKPNQANSQLKLWERPSGKELKGKKDRKLEAPSDSLMREANGTLRVLYDVTTWQNFWEPVYVARATVPSFDERFVGYGCTRSSQDFKREVDEKYGAQDRKQKASEEI, from the exons ATGCTGGAGAAGACTAGCATAATGATGAATCGTCGACACACGATTGTCAGGAGATACGCACCCTCTTGC ATGTCGACGGTATGGGTGCTACTCTTCGTGATCAACCTGCTTGTGATGTTTGTGAATCTGGGCTTCGTTTTCAACAACAAACAGGACCAGCAACAAAAGCTTCAAGGTCGTCCCAGGCAGCAGCTTGCGCCTCCTCATCAGCCGCACTCGCCGAACGAGTCGCCACACAAACTGATGGTTCAGGAAAATTTTGCCGTTCTCCGTGGGGCACGTGGGGATTCGCCG CAAAAGATGGAAACCTTGAAAAACGATTCGAGGACGATGCCTGCGCACGAAACTCACACGTTCGCCCTTCGGGGGGACGACTGGGAGGACCTCATCTCGTCGTGGCCCGTGTGTCTGTCAACCCAGGCCTCCGCCGACCTCCTCTTCTGGATTGGGGAGCACATCAAGACGTGGAGTGGCCCCATGTCTGTGGCTGTGTACGTCCCCGACTCGGATTTTTACGTCGCTGTGAAAATGATCGAAGTTTTGCTGAGCTGCAGCGAAGACATCAGGAGGCGCGTGTCCTTCCACGTGACTTATCCAGCTGAGTTCCCCCCGAAAGCTATGCCCCTCCACAACCACAAGCTTTTGGGTTATAGCTGCGATCAGCTGGAGATGTACAACGAATACCTCCTGTCAGAAATGAACGGCACTCTGCAGAGTAGACTGCCGATGGACCAGTTTCTCTACCCTCAGAATTTGTTGAGGAACATCGCCAGAGACTCTTGTAAGACTGACTACGTCTTTACGCCAGATGTCGACATGGTCTTAGTGGCTGGTGGCATCGACGTGCACCTCAAGTCGTTCCTCGATCGCCCGGACACGAGGCGGTGCAGGAAATGTGCGTTCGTCATCCCAGCCTACGAGATCAGCACAGAAGCGCCGCACAATCCAGTAGACAAGGCTGAACTTCTGTTGTTCTTGAAAAATAAGTTGGCCAGGCGCTTCCACGCCAAGGTATTCAAGCCCAACCAAGCCAACTCTCAGCTGAAGCTGTGGGAACGCCCCTCTGGAAAGGAACTGAAAGGGAAAAAGGACAGAAAGCTGGAGGCCCCGAGTGACTCCTTGATGCGAGAGGCGAATGGCACCCTCAGAGTGTTGTATGACGTAACGACGTGGCAGAACTTTTGGGAACCTGTGTACGTGGCACGAGCCACCGTCCCGTCATTTGATGAACGATTTGTTGGGTATGGGTGCACAAGGAGCAGCCAG GATTTTAAGAGAGAAGTTGACGAGAAATATGGCGCGCAGGACAGGAAACAAAAAGCTTCAGAGGAaatctag
- the LOC136842887 gene encoding beta-1,4-glucuronyltransferase 1-like isoform X1, giving the protein MLEKTSIMMNRRHTIVRRYAPSCMSTVWVLLFVINLLVMFVNLGFVFNNKQDQQQKLQGRPRQQLAPPHQPHSPNESPHKLMVQENFAVLRGARGDSPQKMETLKNDSRTMPAHETHTFALRGDDWEDLISSWPVCLSTQASADLLFWIGEHIKTWSGPMSVAVYVPDSDFYVAVKMIEVLLSCSEDIRRRVSFHVTYPAEFPPKAMPLHNHKLLGYSCDQLEMYNEYLLSEMNGTLQSRLPMDQFLYPQNLLRNIARDSCKTDYVFTPDVDMVLVAGGIDVHLKSFLDRPDTRRCRKCAFVIPAYEISTEAPHNPVDKAELLLFLKNKLARRFHAKVFKPNQANSQLKLWERPSGKELKGKKDRKLEAPSDSLMREANGTLRVLYDVTTWQNFWEPVYVARATVPSFDERFVGYGCTRSSQIYEMHVAGFRWRMLNYAFLCHRGFQDKRARDLWGQINRNFKLYQDFKREVDEKYGAQDRKQKASEEI; this is encoded by the exons ATGCTGGAGAAGACTAGCATAATGATGAATCGTCGACACACGATTGTCAGGAGATACGCACCCTCTTGC ATGTCGACGGTATGGGTGCTACTCTTCGTGATCAACCTGCTTGTGATGTTTGTGAATCTGGGCTTCGTTTTCAACAACAAACAGGACCAGCAACAAAAGCTTCAAGGTCGTCCCAGGCAGCAGCTTGCGCCTCCTCATCAGCCGCACTCGCCGAACGAGTCGCCACACAAACTGATGGTTCAGGAAAATTTTGCCGTTCTCCGTGGGGCACGTGGGGATTCGCCG CAAAAGATGGAAACCTTGAAAAACGATTCGAGGACGATGCCTGCGCACGAAACTCACACGTTCGCCCTTCGGGGGGACGACTGGGAGGACCTCATCTCGTCGTGGCCCGTGTGTCTGTCAACCCAGGCCTCCGCCGACCTCCTCTTCTGGATTGGGGAGCACATCAAGACGTGGAGTGGCCCCATGTCTGTGGCTGTGTACGTCCCCGACTCGGATTTTTACGTCGCTGTGAAAATGATCGAAGTTTTGCTGAGCTGCAGCGAAGACATCAGGAGGCGCGTGTCCTTCCACGTGACTTATCCAGCTGAGTTCCCCCCGAAAGCTATGCCCCTCCACAACCACAAGCTTTTGGGTTATAGCTGCGATCAGCTGGAGATGTACAACGAATACCTCCTGTCAGAAATGAACGGCACTCTGCAGAGTAGACTGCCGATGGACCAGTTTCTCTACCCTCAGAATTTGTTGAGGAACATCGCCAGAGACTCTTGTAAGACTGACTACGTCTTTACGCCAGATGTCGACATGGTCTTAGTGGCTGGTGGCATCGACGTGCACCTCAAGTCGTTCCTCGATCGCCCGGACACGAGGCGGTGCAGGAAATGTGCGTTCGTCATCCCAGCCTACGAGATCAGCACAGAAGCGCCGCACAATCCAGTAGACAAGGCTGAACTTCTGTTGTTCTTGAAAAATAAGTTGGCCAGGCGCTTCCACGCCAAGGTATTCAAGCCCAACCAAGCCAACTCTCAGCTGAAGCTGTGGGAACGCCCCTCTGGAAAGGAACTGAAAGGGAAAAAGGACAGAAAGCTGGAGGCCCCGAGTGACTCCTTGATGCGAGAGGCGAATGGCACCCTCAGAGTGTTGTATGACGTAACGACGTGGCAGAACTTTTGGGAACCTGTGTACGTGGCACGAGCCACCGTCCCGTCATTTGATGAACGATTTGTTGGGTATGGGTGCACAAGGAGCAGCCAG ATATACGAAATGCACGTGGCAGGCTTCAGGTGGAGGATGCTAAACTATGCCTTCCTCTGCCACCGAGGATTCCAAGATAAAAGGGCGAGAGATCTCTGGGGCCAGATTAATCGTAATTTTAAATTGTATCAG GATTTTAAGAGAGAAGTTGACGAGAAATATGGCGCGCAGGACAGGAAACAAAAAGCTTCAGAGGAaatctag
- the LOC136842887 gene encoding beta-1,4-glucuronyltransferase 1-like isoform X4 gives MSTVWVLLFVINLLVMFVNLGFVFNNKQDQQQKLQGRPRQQLAPPHQPHSPNESPHKLMVQENFAVLRGARGDSPQKMETLKNDSRTMPAHETHTFALRGDDWEDLISSWPVCLSTQASADLLFWIGEHIKTWSGPMSVAVYVPDSDFYVAVKMIEVLLSCSEDIRRRVSFHVTYPAEFPPKAMPLHNHKLLGYSCDQLEMYNEYLLSEMNGTLQSRLPMDQFLYPQNLLRNIARDSCKTDYVFTPDVDMVLVAGGIDVHLKSFLDRPDTRRCRKCAFVIPAYEISTEAPHNPVDKAELLLFLKNKLARRFHAKVFKPNQANSQLKLWERPSGKELKGKKDRKLEAPSDSLMREANGTLRVLYDVTTWQNFWEPVYVARATVPSFDERFVGYGCTRSSQDFKREVDEKYGAQDRKQKASEEI, from the exons ATGTCGACGGTATGGGTGCTACTCTTCGTGATCAACCTGCTTGTGATGTTTGTGAATCTGGGCTTCGTTTTCAACAACAAACAGGACCAGCAACAAAAGCTTCAAGGTCGTCCCAGGCAGCAGCTTGCGCCTCCTCATCAGCCGCACTCGCCGAACGAGTCGCCACACAAACTGATGGTTCAGGAAAATTTTGCCGTTCTCCGTGGGGCACGTGGGGATTCGCCG CAAAAGATGGAAACCTTGAAAAACGATTCGAGGACGATGCCTGCGCACGAAACTCACACGTTCGCCCTTCGGGGGGACGACTGGGAGGACCTCATCTCGTCGTGGCCCGTGTGTCTGTCAACCCAGGCCTCCGCCGACCTCCTCTTCTGGATTGGGGAGCACATCAAGACGTGGAGTGGCCCCATGTCTGTGGCTGTGTACGTCCCCGACTCGGATTTTTACGTCGCTGTGAAAATGATCGAAGTTTTGCTGAGCTGCAGCGAAGACATCAGGAGGCGCGTGTCCTTCCACGTGACTTATCCAGCTGAGTTCCCCCCGAAAGCTATGCCCCTCCACAACCACAAGCTTTTGGGTTATAGCTGCGATCAGCTGGAGATGTACAACGAATACCTCCTGTCAGAAATGAACGGCACTCTGCAGAGTAGACTGCCGATGGACCAGTTTCTCTACCCTCAGAATTTGTTGAGGAACATCGCCAGAGACTCTTGTAAGACTGACTACGTCTTTACGCCAGATGTCGACATGGTCTTAGTGGCTGGTGGCATCGACGTGCACCTCAAGTCGTTCCTCGATCGCCCGGACACGAGGCGGTGCAGGAAATGTGCGTTCGTCATCCCAGCCTACGAGATCAGCACAGAAGCGCCGCACAATCCAGTAGACAAGGCTGAACTTCTGTTGTTCTTGAAAAATAAGTTGGCCAGGCGCTTCCACGCCAAGGTATTCAAGCCCAACCAAGCCAACTCTCAGCTGAAGCTGTGGGAACGCCCCTCTGGAAAGGAACTGAAAGGGAAAAAGGACAGAAAGCTGGAGGCCCCGAGTGACTCCTTGATGCGAGAGGCGAATGGCACCCTCAGAGTGTTGTATGACGTAACGACGTGGCAGAACTTTTGGGAACCTGTGTACGTGGCACGAGCCACCGTCCCGTCATTTGATGAACGATTTGTTGGGTATGGGTGCACAAGGAGCAGCCAG GATTTTAAGAGAGAAGTTGACGAGAAATATGGCGCGCAGGACAGGAAACAAAAAGCTTCAGAGGAaatctag